One genomic window of Deinococcus sp. QL22 includes the following:
- a CDS encoding ATP-binding protein gives MTTDAGLLLPTSLGGPVITSDNCAREPIQIPGSIQPHGALLTVDARTLEILQVSANSEAFLGAPPAALRGTLVGALLPDSVLAPLFTALPEGSPDHLQYRTLLPLLGTHTALTAHRVADLLVLEFEASQGHDPTGSQELRNAVFALESAPSLARLTQVAAESVRQLTGFDRVMVYRFAEDASGEVVAEARRVTLPAFLGHRFPESDIPSQARALYVRHLLRLTADTEAESSPLEPRLNPQTGQPTPLGGAVLRVTSPMHLQYLRNMGVTSSLSVSIVVDGQLWGLMACHHETALVVPPDTRTALEYLGRLLNLQVQLKARADTDAFRARVQQQHAHILEATAHSVAPLETFADERLDLEGLMRATGVIMFFEGRWQARGRTPTPGQVEALLAWLRTQEGTIFQTDSLLTHWPPAADCTAVASGLLAISVGRGWAEGIIWLRPAISVPIVWGGATPEQAKDGLGPRRSFETYIQTVQGRAEAWHAGERQEAHDLQVALTTALGARLSVVRGLNAALERSNAEWRQYAFVIAHDMQEPVRLISQFVELFHLRYHGQVDAHAEQIFHFLITETARLRSLTHDLHRYTALLSAPPLIRKDVELGQVVQSVLGTLAPQILMSGAQMSVAEPLPVLFADPVTLRDLLQQLVHNALVFGGPNPQVRIEAVRVLQAWEITVRDQGVGIAPEYQEKIFGLFQRLGRREDSPGNGIGLALGRKIAEHHGGTLRLTSTLGLGSILTFHLPDVPVLQERS, from the coding sequence GTGACCACCGATGCTGGCCTCCTGCTTCCCACCTCCTTAGGGGGGCCAGTGATCACCTCAGACAACTGCGCGCGCGAACCCATTCAGATTCCAGGGAGCATCCAGCCCCACGGCGCGCTGTTGACGGTGGACGCCCGGACGCTTGAGATTTTGCAGGTCAGCGCCAACAGTGAAGCGTTTTTAGGCGCTCCTCCTGCGGCGCTCCGAGGAACTCTGGTGGGAGCGCTGTTGCCGGACAGCGTTCTTGCACCCCTGTTCACTGCCCTCCCCGAAGGCTCGCCTGATCACTTGCAGTACCGTACCCTGTTGCCCCTGCTCGGGACTCACACCGCCCTGACCGCCCACCGGGTTGCGGACTTGTTGGTGTTGGAATTCGAGGCCAGTCAGGGCCATGACCCCACCGGATCACAGGAGCTGCGAAACGCGGTCTTCGCGCTGGAGAGTGCGCCCTCGCTGGCCCGCCTGACCCAGGTCGCGGCAGAGTCAGTGCGCCAACTGACGGGCTTTGACCGAGTGATGGTGTACCGCTTTGCGGAGGACGCCAGTGGTGAGGTGGTGGCTGAGGCCCGCCGAGTCACCCTGCCCGCCTTCTTGGGGCACCGTTTTCCAGAATCGGATATTCCCTCGCAGGCCCGGGCACTCTACGTGCGCCATCTGCTGCGTCTGACCGCAGATACCGAAGCGGAGTCCAGTCCACTGGAACCCCGTCTCAATCCCCAAACGGGCCAGCCGACACCCCTGGGCGGCGCGGTGCTGCGCGTCACCTCTCCCATGCATCTCCAGTACCTGCGCAACATGGGTGTGACCTCCAGCCTGTCGGTCTCGATTGTGGTAGACGGACAGCTCTGGGGACTGATGGCCTGCCATCACGAAACCGCGCTGGTGGTGCCGCCGGACACACGTACCGCGCTGGAATATTTGGGCCGTCTGCTCAACCTTCAGGTGCAGCTGAAGGCCCGCGCCGATACTGACGCGTTTCGGGCCAGGGTGCAGCAGCAGCACGCCCATATCCTGGAGGCCACCGCGCACTCGGTAGCGCCGCTGGAGACCTTCGCCGATGAGCGCCTGGATCTGGAAGGCCTCATGCGGGCCACCGGGGTGATCATGTTTTTCGAGGGGCGCTGGCAAGCCCGGGGACGCACCCCTACGCCCGGTCAGGTGGAGGCCTTGCTCGCCTGGCTGCGCACTCAGGAGGGCACGATCTTTCAAACGGACTCGCTGCTGACCCACTGGCCGCCCGCCGCAGACTGCACAGCCGTAGCCAGCGGCCTGCTGGCCATCAGTGTGGGGCGTGGCTGGGCAGAGGGCATCATCTGGCTTCGCCCGGCCATCTCAGTCCCAATAGTGTGGGGCGGCGCTACACCGGAACAGGCCAAAGATGGCTTGGGGCCGCGCCGCTCGTTTGAGACGTATATACAGACAGTGCAGGGGCGGGCCGAAGCTTGGCACGCTGGAGAGCGGCAAGAAGCGCACGACCTGCAGGTGGCGTTGACCACCGCCCTGGGTGCCCGCCTAAGTGTGGTGCGTGGGCTGAATGCGGCACTAGAACGCTCCAACGCAGAGTGGCGGCAATACGCATTTGTCATTGCGCACGACATGCAAGAACCGGTGCGCCTGATCTCGCAATTCGTGGAATTGTTCCACCTGCGGTACCACGGTCAAGTCGACGCCCACGCCGAACAAATCTTTCACTTCCTGATAACCGAAACGGCACGCCTGCGGAGTCTGACCCACGATTTGCACCGCTACACGGCACTGCTCTCGGCACCGCCTCTCATCCGCAAAGATGTGGAGCTTGGACAGGTCGTCCAGAGCGTGCTGGGCACTTTGGCTCCCCAGATTCTAATGAGCGGCGCACAGATGAGCGTGGCCGAGCCCCTCCCCGTGTTGTTCGCCGATCCCGTCACGCTCCGTGACCTGTTGCAGCAACTGGTACACAACGCCCTTGTCTTTGGAGGGCCAAACCCTCAAGTGCGGATTGAAGCAGTGCGCGTGCTCCAGGCTTGGGAGATCACGGTACGCGATCAGGGAGTGGGCATTGCCCCGGAATATCAGGAGAAGATCTTTGGGCTGTTCCAACGTTTAGGCCGCCGAGAAGACTCGCCGGGCAACGGCATTGGGTTGGCCTTGGGCCGTAAGATCGCCGAGCACCACGGCGGAACGCTGCGGCTGACGTCTACGCTTGGCCTAGGCAGCATCCTGACCTTCCATCTCCCCGATGTCCCTGTCTTGCAGGAGCGGTCATGA
- a CDS encoding response regulator, with amino-acid sequence MKADPVRLMLVEDNPADVFLIQTALELSDVAIQLSVAWNGQDALEQLWKLPEEQQPNLILLDLNMPRMNGFELLAAVRADPALAHLAVVMLTTSNAAADVERAYALQVNSYISKPANLEEFLQLIELLKVYWFKAVSLPVTYVP; translated from the coding sequence ATGAAGGCGGATCCTGTGCGGCTGATGCTGGTAGAGGACAATCCGGCTGACGTGTTTTTGATTCAGACTGCACTGGAACTCTCAGACGTGGCGATTCAGTTGTCAGTGGCGTGGAACGGCCAGGACGCCTTAGAGCAGCTTTGGAAGTTGCCTGAGGAACAGCAACCGAACCTGATCTTGTTGGATCTGAATATGCCGCGGATGAACGGCTTTGAACTGTTGGCAGCGGTGCGGGCCGATCCGGCGCTCGCGCACCTGGCGGTGGTGATGCTGACCACCTCGAATGCCGCCGCCGATGTTGAACGGGCCTACGCTTTACAGGTCAACTCCTACATCAGCAAACCAGCCAATTTAGAGGAATTTTTGCAGTTGATTGAGTTGCTCAAAGTCTACTGGTTCAAAGCGGTCAGCCTTCCCGTGACTTACGTTCCCTGA
- a CDS encoding serine hydrolase, giving the protein MPLADTVRRLAPYLQSWLEYQRDLARVPGVQVAVRVNGELAASFALGVASEATGQPLTPRHLFRIASHSKTFTATALFQLAETGRLRLDDLAGRWLPELAGSPAAGLTVRALLGHQSGINRDGADSDYWQQLHDFPGRDALIALCRAEAVFPPDQFFKYSNMGYSLLGLIIEAASGQTYEDYVAAHMTGPLALSNLGPELPQARESELAAGHSGRLAGNDTRRVLPSSNTRAMAAATGFYGTAEDVTAYLGAHALGRAELLTDASKRLMQRQESEISRPVRRWYGLGFIVEKIGNRTVVGHSGGFPGHITQSWLDPELGLAVSVLTNCLGGPATEWATNLIKLIDLAMKVPEKKTTDAPGLNLDTYTGRFATDWGVFDLVNLGGRLVSLIPQGDPALSVTELTVVDGNTLRPKPEAGFGAVGEPFQVRRTAGGDIEWVRQGGGRAWPIAAYRQRVGLDSLS; this is encoded by the coding sequence ATGCCCCTTGCCGACACCGTACGCCGCCTGGCCCCCTACCTGCAGTCCTGGCTGGAATACCAGCGGGATCTGGCGCGGGTGCCGGGCGTACAGGTGGCGGTTCGGGTGAACGGTGAGTTGGCGGCTTCGTTTGCTCTGGGCGTGGCGAGTGAGGCCACCGGGCAGCCGCTCACCCCACGCCACCTCTTCCGGATCGCCTCACACTCCAAGACCTTCACCGCCACCGCTCTGTTCCAACTGGCCGAGACCGGAAGGCTGCGTCTGGACGATCTGGCGGGCCGCTGGCTGCCCGAACTGGCCGGATCGCCCGCAGCGGGGCTGACGGTGCGGGCCCTGCTGGGGCACCAGTCCGGCATCAACCGCGATGGGGCCGACAGCGACTACTGGCAGCAGCTCCACGATTTCCCGGGCCGCGACGCTCTGATCGCACTGTGCCGGGCCGAGGCCGTGTTCCCACCGGATCAGTTCTTCAAGTACTCGAACATGGGCTACTCACTGCTGGGGCTGATCATTGAGGCAGCCAGCGGCCAAACCTATGAGGACTATGTCGCGGCCCACATGACCGGGCCGCTCGCGCTGAGCAACCTGGGGCCGGAACTGCCGCAAGCTCGCGAGTCCGAGTTGGCGGCCGGGCACAGCGGGCGGCTGGCAGGCAACGATACCCGGCGGGTTCTGCCGTCTTCGAACACGCGGGCGATGGCGGCTGCCACAGGGTTTTACGGCACGGCTGAAGATGTCACGGCTTACCTGGGCGCGCACGCTTTGGGACGTGCCGAACTGCTCACGGACGCGTCCAAGCGCCTGATGCAACGCCAGGAATCCGAGATCAGTCGACCGGTCAGGCGTTGGTACGGGCTGGGCTTCATCGTGGAGAAGATTGGGAACCGCACGGTCGTCGGTCATTCGGGCGGCTTTCCTGGGCACATCACGCAGTCGTGGCTCGATCCGGAATTGGGGCTGGCGGTGTCCGTCCTCACCAACTGCCTGGGCGGCCCCGCAACCGAATGGGCGACGAATCTCATCAAGCTGATCGATCTGGCGATGAAGGTACCCGAGAAGAAGACCACCGACGCGCCGGGCCTCAATCTGGACACCTATACCGGCCGCTTTGCCACCGACTGGGGCGTGTTCGACCTGGTCAATCTGGGAGGCCGCCTGGTGTCCCTGATCCCACAGGGCGACCCAGCGCTGAGTGTCACGGAATTGACTGTGGTAGACGGCAACACCCTGAGACCCAAACCGGAGGCTGGTTTTGGTGCGGTCGGTGAGCCGTTTCAGGTTCGGCGTACAGCGGGAGGCGACATCGAGTGGGTGCGCCAGGGCGGTGGGCGGGCCTGGCCCATTGCGGCCTACCGGCAGCGAGTGGGCCTCGATTCACTGTCCTGA
- a CDS encoding Atu2307/SP_0267 family LLM class monooxygenase → MQIGIDSFAATITDPDTGITLPGADRLNHLIEEIERADEAGLDSFGVGEHHRREYLDAAPAIILAAAAARTTRIRLNSAVTVLSADDPVRVFQQYATLDLLSRGRAEIVVGRGSFVEAYPLFGLHLEDYDALFAEKLDLLLQLRDQTHVRWQGRFRAPLTGQGVYPRPHQERLPIWVGVGGTPASFIRAGTLGLPLMVAIIGGEFRRFRPLVDLYRRAGAAAGHPEEALRVSVHAFGFVAQTSQAARAAFYPGYARMVDTIGRERGWPPASRAQFEAECGPSGAYLIGSVQEVVDKAVHVHEVLGGVSRLTFQMTNVALAHDRMLRAIDLLGGEVAPRVRERLAQLGR, encoded by the coding sequence ATGCAGATAGGCATCGATAGTTTCGCCGCCACCATCACTGACCCGGACACCGGAATCACGCTCCCGGGTGCCGACCGCCTCAACCATCTGATCGAAGAAATTGAACGTGCCGACGAGGCGGGCCTCGATTCCTTTGGGGTCGGTGAACACCACCGCCGCGAATATCTCGATGCCGCGCCCGCCATCATCCTCGCCGCCGCCGCTGCCCGCACCACACGCATTCGTCTCAACAGCGCCGTGACCGTCCTCAGCGCCGACGATCCGGTGCGGGTGTTCCAGCAGTACGCCACCCTCGACCTGCTGTCCCGTGGCCGCGCGGAGATCGTGGTGGGACGAGGTTCGTTTGTGGAAGCTTACCCGCTGTTCGGCCTGCACCTGGAAGACTACGACGCGCTGTTTGCCGAAAAGCTTGACCTGCTCCTGCAACTGCGCGATCAGACGCACGTGCGGTGGCAGGGGCGATTCCGCGCGCCGCTGACCGGACAGGGCGTGTATCCACGCCCGCACCAGGAGCGGCTGCCCATCTGGGTCGGGGTCGGCGGCACGCCCGCGTCGTTCATTCGTGCGGGAACGCTCGGTCTGCCGCTGATGGTGGCCATCATTGGCGGTGAGTTCCGGCGGTTCCGGCCTCTGGTGGACTTGTACCGCCGTGCGGGTGCGGCGGCGGGACACCCCGAAGAGGCGCTGCGGGTGAGCGTGCACGCGTTCGGTTTCGTGGCGCAGACGTCACAGGCGGCCCGCGCCGCGTTTTACCCGGGCTACGCACGCATGGTCGACACGATTGGCCGTGAGCGCGGCTGGCCGCCGGCCTCACGCGCCCAGTTCGAGGCCGAGTGTGGCCCGTCTGGGGCGTACCTGATCGGGAGCGTGCAGGAGGTAGTCGACAAAGCCGTGCATGTGCACGAGGTGTTGGGAGGAGTGTCGCGCCTGACTTTTCAGATGACGAATGTGGCGCTGGCGCATGACCGTATGCTGCGGGCCATCGACCTGCTTGGAGGCGAGGTGGCGCCCCGTGTTCGCGAGCGGTTGGCGCAGCTCGGACGCTGA
- a CDS encoding recombinase family protein produces MLIGYVRSGHVLDSPFPQAARLIAAGCQALFVEISGGDHLSRPVLHRTIDLLRSGDVLVVEDLDRLSSNPLHLKIVLRRLEERHASLNVLSFEDELVLVRGSATRSPPP; encoded by the coding sequence ATGTTGATAGGTTATGTTCGCTCCGGCCATGTCCTCGATTCACCCTTCCCCCAAGCCGCCCGGCTGATCGCCGCAGGCTGCCAGGCTCTCTTTGTGGAAATCAGCGGCGGGGATCACCTCAGCCGACCGGTTCTGCACCGCACCATCGACCTCTTACGCTCCGGCGACGTGTTGGTGGTTGAGGATCTAGACCGGCTGAGCAGCAATCCACTGCACCTCAAAATCGTCTTGCGGCGCCTGGAAGAGCGTCACGCCAGCCTGAATGTCCTGAGCTTTGAAGACGAACTCGTTCTGGTGCGGGGGTCGGCCACACGGTCTCCCCCACCGTGA